The Fibrobacter sp. UWB5 genome segment CAATGCGGCGGTAATATGTCGGTACTTGAATCGTGCGGCGGCTATCGGCTGGGATTTTCACTGGCATTGCTGCTACATCAGAAAGTTCAAGTTGCCTATTGATCCATATATCTACTTGCCGTAAAGGGGCCTTTGGTACAGTGCTAAATGGTGGCATCCAGTGAGTCTATTCGCTGGATGCCACTTTTATATCTATATTGACTGATATGCCTATTACCGCCCAAGATGTCTATCCCTTGCTTGGTGAATTACTCCATGCGTGTCAGCGCATCGAATGGACCATGAAGTATCTGGTTGAGCAAGCGTATCGCAAGGTGGAGTTTAAGACGGTCGATGAACTGCAAAAGCCGCCCAAGATTGAAGATAAGTGGATGTCGAATCCAGATACGCTCGGAATGGTCGTCAGGGACTTTCTGCAAGACTTCTATGGCGAACCAGCCGATGACTGTGCCGATGTCGACTGCGTCAAGTTCGAACTTCGCTATAGCTTTAATGCCGACGTCGATGCGGATGTCCGCGAGGAAAACCGCCGTCGACGTGCCGCTGAGCTGGCAGACCTTGTGGCGATTCGCAACTTTCTGGCCCACCAATTCGGTCTACGTTATCCTCTGCACGATGAAGAGAGCTGTACGGCTGCGATGGCGTATCTGGAAGATGCCAAGGCGAAGCTGAAAAAGCACGATGAACAGTTGAAGTTCGAGGTCAACATGTTCCAGGCAATTCGTCAGGACATGTGTTCTATGGCTCCGAATATGCCTATGATTATGGAACGGGTGCGTCGTGCTGATGAGCTAAAGGGCAAGATTGGCAAGCTAAAAACCTATAACTTTTCGAATATGGCAGAACGTACCATATTCGACTTTACCGACCGCCAAGACGTGATAGAGGCGATTCTGTACGGCGAGCAAGATATCACGCTGGATGCGTATATGTCGAAGCCTATCGAGGTGCGGCTGGCCAACCTTCAATGGCTGGCAGAGCTATCAGAGAACCCCAACTTCATTGAGGCCGTGCGCAAGCAACAGCAGAAGCGTGGCGTCATTTAATAGTTTCAGTGGGTTGTTACACATACTGTAAACTCCGTTGACCGCTGTAAACGGAACTGTTGCTTGGTTGTGGTTATTCTGCTTGTAATAGGATATTTTACTGGCCAGGGCAGTGTATCCGCACTTAGCTATGGAAGTTGCAATATGGCTATAAACCATTCTGATCGCTGCTGGTGGAGAACCTTTTGTGATGATGTTCGGCGAGCGTTTCGGCGAAACGACCTTGAAATGAAGGCGTACTTGTATGAGGCTTACGAACGTTACATGCACAAACGGCTGATGCGTGAATATCAGTATTACAAGTAAATCGAGAACAATGAGTTAAAGGCTAAGGGACTGATTGGTAAACGGCTTTGAGCAATCCACACATTGATTTCCTCCAGTAACTATATCTTTCCTATAAGTTCTGGAGCAAATCGTAGTTGTTACAACTGACTTTCTATAAATTCCTTGACTGCAGGATTTGATGTTATTGCAAATTGAAAGCGAATCCCACAAAAATGTTAAGGCGTTACCGAATAAAGTCGTCTTTACAGTCTATTGATGATTTAGAAGAGCGCTAAACGAGCCTTCATGGCCTCCGCATTCATGGAAGCCGAGAAATAAATTCACAAAATGGTTTGTCTGACAGCAGTCTTATTATTTGGGGTAAAATTTGCGAATCAGTTCTTTACGCAACGGACAGGATGTCCTCTTCCCTTATTGAGAGTCCCATAAGAGGCTGCTCCATTTGAATTCGAAATGTAAAAGTAATATCCTGATGTATATCCATCCCCTCCCTGGGTTGCAGTCCAAAAAGTAGCATAATATCCATCGCCATAAAAAGATCCTCCTTGATTGTATCCAACGGGAAAAGCAGAAAATCCTATAGCGTCAGTTCCATTGTTTGACCTATCCCATCCTGTTTTGGATCTCAAAATTTTTTGCCTATTGCCAAGTTCTTCAATTGTTGATAATAGATTTTTCCATTCTTCTAGGCGAGGGATGTGCCATCCTTCTGGACATATACCTTTTCGATTGACATCGCTTATAGAACAACGAAGTCCTTCGCCACAATCGTATGCGGCAGTATCCATTGCTGCAGACCATGTGTAGTATCGGCCCGCTATTTCCCCGTCAGGATCATTTTTATTTGCCCACATATTTCCTTCTAAATTATGAGAAATATTCTTGTCCGCAAAATTCAAGTTTTCTGCCATCCAGGTAACACCATCTATAACCGTGGTCCTATAAACCTTTCCATCTCTTTCATCAGTCATAGTTCCGTATTCAAAATCAGGATTAAAGCGATATTCCTTGGGGACAAGCCAATTCCAATCGTTAGTCATGTCAACCCAATTACCGTTTGACGCACAATAGTAACTAATGGTATCAACGACTGCACCCTTGATGATTTTTCCGATTTCATCACAAGTCGTTTCATTATTTAGGTCTTTCTCGTATGAAGTCGCAAACCGCCAAAATACAGAGTTAGAGGAATCGCGGCAAATAAAGCGACTGTAAGTATTTTTGTAGTAAAGTTTGCTGTACTGATTGGTGACTGCGGCAATTTCACCAGCACGTTCCTTAGTGCAAGTTCCTATTCCATATTCTCGCCTCCAGAAATTACCCAGGAAAGCAGACTTATAGGGGGCTGCATAAGATGAGGAAGTTACAGATGTTTTAAACGTCGTCTGGGAAAGTATTGACCCCGCCCTTGCAAAATCTGCCATTTTGGCTTTTATACTATCGCTCCACTCTCCATCTTTTTCAAAATCGTCTGCGACTTCATCAATTAGTTTTTGCAAAGCAGAGGCACTATTGGTCAGTCCATTGAACAAAAGCGTTACATTGTATAAAACCGTGTCGGCTGCCGTTTTGGGAACGATATCCTGTGGTTCTGTAAAGGTTCCTTCTAAGCCTAAAGACTTAATCCATTCATTATTCGCCTGTTCTCTTGCCGACGGAAAATCAAGACCGTTCTTTACCAAATAGGCGATTCGCTTTGATTGGATATGTGTAAACAAGTTGACCCTAGCAATGTACTCTACCCTTTTGTTTATTGTTTTTCGGTCCAAATATGTCGCATCGACTATGGCGTTAAGTGTCAAGGAATCAGTCGTCGTCTTTTGGGAATCCAGTTCAAAAAATTTTCCTTGGCATTCAATCAGCATATAAATTGACTGTTGTCCGATTGTGTCTGACTCCGAATAATACTTGTTGCCAAAGACTCCTATATAACTGGTACTATTGACATTTGTCGATTGATGCTGGACTCCCGTTTTATTAAGAGACGCATTCAGTTCATGAACAACAACCTTCGGGGCGATAAGATACTGCGTACCCGTGGCAAGCACAGCATCTCTAATAGAGAATGTACTTGAGTCCACTTCGGCAGATGACATTGTTTCACTAGAAGATTCAGGGGCAAACGAAGAACTAGACACCGTTGCAGAACTCTGCACTTGACTAGATGAAGACAAACTAGATGAACTTGGACTAGTATTCGAAGATGAACTAGACTTGGCTTTTTCGCAGTTATCCAGATTCAACACATAAGTAACACCATCATCACACAGGTACATTTTTTCGCTGCTGCTTGAATTTTCTGTTTCATTGTCAGAACTGGATGAAGCTGGAACATCGCTAGAACTGGAGGCAACTTGAACCTCGCTTGAACTTGAATTCGTCACACGGCTGGAACTTGATGCGACCGACTTTTCACTAGAACTGGATGAAATCGGCGCGTCGCTAGAACTGGAGGCAACTTGGACCTCGCTTGAACTTGAATTCGTCACACGGCTGGAACTTGATGCGACCGACTTCTCACTAGAACTGGATTCAACAGATTTTTCGCTAGAACTAGAGAGTACCTGAACTTCGCTTGAGGAACTGGACGAAACTATTTCAACCCATTTACCATCGGAACATTCTCTGAAGTTTTCGCTGTCCGCCGGCTTGATAACGAGACCTTCGTTAGATGAATCGCAAGGAATTTCGGTCCCCTTGGAATCATTTGCGTTATCGTTCGCATTACTCGCAGAATCATCGCCGCAAGCGAAAAAGCAAAGAGCCGAAATAACGGATACGCTTGACACAACATAGCGCAGGCTGTTTTTCATGGGGCACCCCTGGTTAAGTCTTTTTACAGGATAGAACTGTTTTCCTCTAATATAAATTATTTTAGCTGTTTTGTAAAAAAAACTATACATCTTATCATTTTTTCAGTCGGCTCTGTTAGGCCAGACCGTATAGCTGCGAACATGCTGCGGCGAGCCTGGTCACGATTTCAGCGAAAATTCTGCAATTCCGTAGTGAAAAAAAAAGCCTTGGATGGGCTTACGAAACCGACTTTTTTGGCTAAGACCGCCCGATTGTACAAAATGACCTGACAGAGCCCTAAAATCTTGCAAAAAGTGATATTTTCCAACCCGAAATATACTCCTTTTGCCCCCCAAAAAAATTTGCTTTAGCTCACACTCAGTATATTAATGTTTTTTTTTCTTTACTTTAGGCTCGTTTGAAGCTATATTTACTCCTATAGCACAACGAGGACTCTATGCTCAAAAAACTGATTGCAGCCATTTTGTTCGTATGCCCCCTGGCTTTTGCCGATTGGACCGGTGGCGTAAAAAAGCCTTCGACCATCGAAAAAGAGGGTAAGACATTCTATGAAATTGAGTCAGCAGAAAATTTGGCGTGGCTCGCGACCCAAGTTAACAAGGGAAATCCTAACTATAATGCAATTCTGAAAAATGATGTTGCGATTACTTCTAGTAAGGTTTCTTCAGAAACAATCAAATGGATTTCAATTGGAACGGACTCAACGACATTTAATGGTGTTTTCGATGGCGCAGGTTACAAAGTGTCGGGATTCTATAGTCAAGGTAAATACGCCGGTCTTTTTGGTTTTATTGGAGAAGGGGCTGTTGTCAAGAATTTAAAACTGGACAATGCTTTGGCTCAAGGTGATAATGGAATTGCTGGTATTTTGGCAGCTTCTTTTGGCGGAGATTCTATTATAGATGTTCAGGTTTCAGGGACTGTTCTTGCCGATAGTTTAGCAGGAGGCCTTGCGGGACAGTTGACGGGACGCAACTTTATTGTTCATTCTCGTTCGAATGCCAAGATTGGTTCCAAATACTATGCTGGTGGCTTTGTGGGTAGCGTAAAAGGCTCTGTTCATTTTTACAGAACTGTAGGTGATTGCGCTTTAGACAGTGCTACAAATACGGGGGCCGTAGGTGGATTTGTGGGGTATGTTGAAAACAAGGCGTTCTTTTTTAATGATACGAATGTAGCAAACATTATTTGGGGCGCGAAACAATCCTCGTCTGCCATAGGCGGCTTTGTTGGCAATTCAAAATCGATATCGACGACCCAGTTTGAGGAATGTGTCAATAAGGGAAATCTCTATGGTTCCAAGAAAAATAATATGGGTGGCTTTATAGGCAACAGCAATGGCCATGTGAATATTTTTACTGCGGTTAATGAGGGTAAAATAGAAAACGGAAATACTTGTGGAGGCTTTATTGGGAACTTTAATGCATCTCATGCTATCATTAGGGATGTTGTCAACAGGGGGTATATGGATAATACGGCATCGGGTGGAATTATTGGAACTTCAGGTAATAAGGGGTCTTTTATAGACATTAGTAATGCAAGGAACAATGCTGTTTTGCATGGATATAGTGTCGCAGGGATTGTTTATTCCTTTGAGGGGGATACTCTACTAATCTCAAAATGTGTGAATACTGATTCGCTTTATGCAACTTCGTATAAAGGCACGTCTGGTGGAATTTTAGGTTTTGGTCGTGGATCCTCTAATAACGGTAAAATTGGATATGATGCTTATATCGTGATAGAAAATTGTACGAACGAGGGCTCCATTTCTGGGAGAGGTGCTATGGGTGGAATTGTCGGTAGCATTGATGATGATAAAATAATTCCGAATACCTATGTGAAAAAATCAAAAAATTTCGGAAATATATCAAGTGATTATACTTACATTTTTAATGGTGTTGGCGGTATTGCTGGATATGCGGAAAGAGCATATATACAGGATTGTATAAATTACGGAAAGGTAAGTGCTGACTTAAAGGGAATGACTGAAGAAATGTACTTTGTTGGCGGAGTTGCTGGCTATGCAGGAAATGTATTTCATTCAATAAATGAAGGGGGGGTATCGGTTCATTCTGATAGCTCGAAATATAGTTTCAAAGCCGAGGTTATTGTCGCTGGAATTGCAGGAAATGCTGATTCCATAGAATATTGTAAAAATAAAGCTGATGTGAGTTTCGTTGGACAAACGCAAGGAGAAGAGTTCGTTCGTGCCTATGCGGCTGGCGTTGTGGGTTTTGCTGAAAGTTTGGTTCGCCTTTGCGAAAACGAAGGACGAGTTTATTTGGATATGGGTGAGAAAGCATCTGCTGCCAATGCTGCGGGTGTTTATGTGGGACGCTCAAGCTCTTACCCGAGGTTAGGAGCGAACATAAACAAGGGTCGAGTTTTATTGAAATCAAATAGCATACAAGTTGTTGATGACCACTGGAATTCTGGAGCGTGGTCGGCTTATTCCTATGTTGCTAATGCTGCTATTGAGTCGGGTACCCTTTCTATAACAGATTCTGTTGCCATTAATGGAACTTTGGTCCCAGGAAATGGAATGCGCTTAAATCAAAGAAATTGTGTCTATTACGACAAGATGTTGAGGCCTGCAGAAAATGATACGTTGCCTGAGTTTGCAATGACTACAGCAGAAATGCAGACCGAAAAATTTGCATGGATGTTGAATACATGCAATGGAAAACTGCCTAATTTAGGCTTGTGGAGTCAGAGCGGCAAGAATTATCCAGTCTTTGCAGATGAAAGCAATCATGCGATTTATAAGGTGACCTTCCTGGATTCTTCAAAGGTGTTGAGCGTTTATACTTATAAAATAGATTCCAGCTTTACAAATTATAAGGGCAACATCATTACCATGGCCGAAGAGCCTGACCCGACTGACGGTGATGAAGACTTGCAATTCGGTTTTTGGGCCTACGGAGATTCCGCTATTTCTGCCAAGACGATTATCAATGGCGACTATGAACTTTATGCGACATATGTACCGAAGGGATCTGTGCTTCAAACCGTTGTTTTCAAGACCGAAGATGGCGACATCGTTGCTGAATTTGTTCTGGCAGAGGGTGTCTCTGAAGTCACCTTACCCAATGCGCCTGCTAAAGTGGGGTACAGGTTTATCGGCTGGTATAATGGAACCCAAAAGCTGGGCTTGACTGGAGATAAGGTTTCTGTTGGGTCGGCAAAGACCTTGGTGGCAAAGTATGAGGCGCTCTTGTATAGGATTGCCTTTATAACGGGTATGGATACGTTGCAGGTGGATTCTGTTGCTTATGGAAAAACTCCTGAATATAGGGGCAAAACCCCGATGGGTCAGTTGGAAGGGTTTGAGTTTAGTGGCTGGGTTCCGGCTATTGCGCCGGTTTCTGGTGATGCGGAATATTGGGCGGCGTTCTCGCCGATAAGTTCTTCTAGCGCTGCATCCAGTTCTTCTGTGGCTTCGTCCAGTAGCATTTCGAGTAGCTCTGTAGCCTCAAGTAGTTCGGTAGTTGCGTCGTCTTCGAGTGCTGCAGAAAGCAGTTCCTCCGAGGAGCATACGATCGTTGTTTTGAACGCTGTTAAGCCCGCGTTCAACCTTGCGGTAGACGGCATGACGCTTATGCTAACGAATGTGCAGGGCGGAGTTGTCCGCATCTTCGATAGCCTGGGTCACCTAGTTACGGCTAAGTCGCTAGCCGATGCAACGACAAGCATTACCTTACAGACCCCTGGTAGCTACATTGTCCGCATGAATGGCATGAGCAAGATCGTATCGCTTAAGTAGGCTCTGTCAGGCTAATTCGTACTTTTTTACAAAGACTGCCAAAACGCTGCGAAAATGACCGTTCGGCTCTGTTAGGTCAAACTGTATAGCTACAGAAACGCTGCGGCGGTCAGATTGCCTTTTTCAGCGAAAATTCTGCAATTCCGTAGTCAATTTGCAGTTTCCAAGGGGCTGACGGATTGGGAAAGTTTTGCTAAGACCGCCCGATTGTACAAAATGGCCTGACAGAGCCAACAGCTTTTCGCACACGATGCAAAATAACCTAAAGTCCCGCCTTTTTTAGCTTGTAGGCGGGGAGGAGTGAAAGATGAAGAAACGCAAGTCCTTCAAGGACTGTATCGTAAAGCCGGGCGAAAAGAGCCCCTACGCAAACCAGCTTGTCGATTTGGCCTTATGACATCACCACAGCCCACGGCTCCAGAGGTAAGCTCTTCTCGCTCACATGGCCGTTCCGGAATGTTCGCTCGAAGACTTACCTTCTTCCGCCTTAGGGCTGCATTCTAGCCGCCGAAATGTCTTCCCGGCCCCCGAGCCGGGATCTCCTCTGGCCGCTTGCAAAAGAAAGCCCCGTTTTCCTATGCAAACTGCGCTCCGGCTCTGCCTGCTCCGCACGCCATTAAGACCGTTCGCCTTACGTCTTACTCTCACCACAGCCCCAGCTTAACGCATGGGGCTTTACGGCACACAGAAATTACGGCCTTCGGCCGACATCGTTTTGCGGTCAGGCACTCGCCTCCGCTTTAGCCTTGTCAAAATGTCTGTCTTTTTTATTGACACTAATGTAAAAAAAACGTATACTTAGATGAGGTGTGGCAATATTTTGATGGAGTTCTTCATTATGCAAAAGAAAACCCTTATAACTGTATATTTATTTGCTTTCCTTTGCATAGCGGACGCCTTTGCACAGGATAAAGACATCTTGATTGCACAGGGTGTCTTTAACAACTGTCAGTCATTGTACTTATGCGAATGGAATTCGTATGTCGAACCCGTATGGGATGAAAAACTGCAAAGCTATAAAGATTACCTTGCCGGTAGTGTTTATTTAGGAACAGATTTGGAAGACGAAACAAGGTATCTTATCTTTAAAACCAACGGAATGGATATTAAACCCTACGGCATTCAGGCAACCCACGGGCTTATATTGCAGCAAGGACACTCATATCAAATTGTAGGAACAGGGCGTGTAGAAGAAAGCGCCACGGGAGCGGTTTCTATCGGCGTTATGAACAGTCTAGACATGACTGTATTTGAAATTGAACAGAGCTTCAATGGGGAATTTAAGTCCAGTGTTTATAACCACTGTTCCAAGAGTGAAGGCGGAAACCTTTACATAAATGCAGGAAAATTGAAGCCAAGCGAAGGGGAATCCGCAGGTTATTTCATATTACAAGAAATCAAAATCATTGAAAATGAAATTTCCTGCAACGACGTGAATCACAAGGATTCCATTAAGATAGATGACCTAGAAGATGGGGACGACGTCACTCTTACGGGCGGAACGTGGTTCGCCTATGATGACAACAACACAAGAGATCGTCAAGGAAACTACTCTCAGTCCTCCTTTACCAACATAGACAGCCTAGTTTTACCCGCAACAAACGGCTCCGAATATATGGCAGGGCTAGAAGGAATTGCTCTTGATGCTGGTTATTACAATGGTGCGCCCTTTGTTGTGCTGGGCTTAAAAATGAACAAGGATTCCTCGGGCTATGATTTTAGCTCCTGCGATGTGATTGCTTACGATTACATCGGAGCTCAACATCAATTTAAAGTCGTCATGGAAGGTGATTACAATGGTGAATTAACGGAAGATAATAATCACTACGTTATGGCAAGTAAATCCGTTTCATGGAAGACTGTTTCATTTAGTTTGGGGGCACTTGCACAAGAACCGAATTGGGGGTATACATATCGGCTGGATATGACCAAAATCGGAAAGTTGCTGTGGGATGTCCGTGGTCGTATTCCCGATTACCTTTATGTCGACAATGTTCGTTGCCTAAAACGCAGTGTTGTTCCAGTTGATTCGAATGATGTCAAATCCAGTTCTAGCGAAGTTGAGTCCAGTTCTAACGAACATACAACTTTCATTGGGGCATCTAATGGCCGTTTGCAGATTAGTGCAAATTATGGAACCGATGTAAGGGTGAATGTGTTCGACATGTTGGGCAACAAAGTCAAGAGCCTACGTTTGACACTCGCGAAGGATGACAATACAATTGTACTGACAGACCTTGCCCGTGGAAAATATATCGCAAAAATTTCTGGAAAAAACGCTAGTGGCGTCGTGCGCATAAATATTCGCTAGTATAGGGAACAACAAGACAAGCGACTACAAAACGCCTTAATTTCATAACGCAAATATCTTTTTACATCAAAATCAGTCCATAAACGCCCGAAAAAAGCGTGTATATATATGAATAGGGACAGTCCCTATTCGCCCGACGGAGGTTCATCCGTTAAAAGCGATATGTACATGCGGAAGAATCGTAAAATTAAAAGATATGCCCATAAACAATCCAATATTGTTAAAAAGGAAATATCTTCTATTGACGATGAATCTTCTTGTATATATATTATATATACCACATATATGATTTTCGAATGGGATGAAAACAAGGCCGAAACAAATTTTATCAAACACAAGGTGACTTTTGAAGAGGCTCAAACAGTTTTCTATGATGAAAATGCTCTTTTGCTTGCGGATGAAAAACATTCAGATGAAGAAGATCGTTTTATTCTAATGGGAATGTCGTCAATGATGAATACGCTCTTGGTGTGTTTTTGCGAACGAGGTTCAGAAGAAAACGAAATTATCCGAATTATTTCATCTCGAAAAGCGAATAAAAAAGAAACAGAACAATACTGGAAAAGGAGGTTGCCATGAAGAAAAACTACGATTTCAGCAATGCAGTCAAAAACCCGTATGCCAAAAAGTTAAAGAAGACGATTTGTATAAACATCAGCGAATCGGTTCTCGCTTATTTCAAGGATCTGGCGGAAAAGACAAATATTCCGTACCAGACATTAATCAACATGTTCCTTGAGCAAGCCAAGGCTGATAAAATGGAGCCTAAATTCGTTTCGAAACCAAATCGCAAAAAACAAGTGGCATAATTCATATCATAAATGTCAAGGATTGCCCTAGGCTTAATGGAACTGATGGAACGGTGACCAAGATTGATTATTTAGGCCAGTTGCACGGAACGTGGGCGTCAACAGTCGCTATCATACCATCCGAAGATGAGTACGAAATTATTCTTCCCGCCGAAATAGCAACACCAATGTCGGATATAATGAAAAAATAAAGCATCCGTCAGCCAAGGGTGATGTCCATTAACCCAAGGCGAACGGATGATGCTTTTAGGCCGCATTCTGGCGGTCTTGCCGTAGTAATTTGTAGTAGGTTGTTCGTTTAAGCCCCAACTGACGCATTGCCGCCGTCGCCGTCAGCGTACCAGATTTGACTTGAGTGATTGCGTCATCCCAGCCTTCAGGCTTCGGAATCGCCTTTTTACCGAAATGAACTCCGCGCTCCAACGCGAGCTTTATACCTTGTTTTTGCCTAGATTTTATGTTAAGTCTCTCACGCTCACTAACATAACTAAGAATTTGTAATACAAGGTCAGCGACAAAGCGCTTATCAAGATTACCGTTGTTATTGGTCGTATCAAGTAGGGGCATGTTGATGACTTTTATGTCGCAGCCCAATGTTTGGGTTATATGCTTCCACGCTTGCTGTATTAGGTTGTACGACCTCGAGATTCTATCCAAATCAACCACCACAACGCAATCTCCGGGACGCATGGCGGCAAGAGTTGTTTCGGTGCCAACTAATGCGCCCCAAGCTTTTCGATTAAAATCTTTTCCTGAGGCCTTGTCACAGTAAAGATAACGTTCATCTGTAATATATGGTTTTAGTGCTTCGATTTGACGCGATAAATTTTGCGTGTTACTGGACACACGGGCATACCCAAAAACAGCCATAATGGCCTCCTTTGTTTGATGTTAATTAAATAAAGAACTTAAGCAGTCCCGTAGACTGGCTGTCAGTATTCGGTAAAGTCAATCAGCTATGCGAATGTTCGGACAAGTTATTCAATCAAGCCGAATGTTCGCATTGCTTTTTTTGTGTTTTGCGCATTAATTTAAGCCGTACTTTGATATTGGAAATGAGTGTGTGGTATAGTACACTTTAACGGCCTACTTTGTGCACGATTTTTGATGATGACGATGTCGGGTTTACTTCAATAGGGTTTGTGTATATATGTGGGAATCTTACGGGAAAAAAATTGAAGGGTACAATGTTCTATATTAATATATATATGTGATAAGTGTACCAATAGGGGAGCTTTGTAAGCGTTTCTACTTAGTGATCGTACACCGATTTGGTTGGGGCAACGAAAAAATTTCAGCAGCATATAAACTTTTATTGGTTCGCTAGGGTGCCTTAGCAACCAATGCATCATGCATTCTCTATTGGTCAAAGCAAGCGGATGGGGACGGAAACAGTTGGTTCATATATACGATGTCCCCGCCCGCTTGTTTTTTATTGTTTTTCGTTTAGGATGTATTCAACAGCTCGTTCCGCTTTGGAGGCTGCGATTGGCAAAAGAGAATAATCATTGCTTAGCTTTTCAATCCATCCTTCGATATAAGCAGCATTTTGTTCTAAGGTACTTTTTGTGTCAATATTGAATGTCCTGAGTAAAAAAGCCGAACCAAGTTCTGCAATCAACTCTTCGCGAGAATACTCTTTTGACCCAAATGTGGTTGGGGAATTATTTACCCCAAATCTACCTAATCTGTGTTTCGCTCCCGTACTATGACAAACTTCGTGAAGTAAAGTGCTATAGTAATCTTCCGACGACTTGAAATTTACGATTGGAGCAATGTTGATGTAATCATATTTTTTTGAGTAGTAGGCATCATTTGAATTATGCTTAAGTTCAATGTGTTCTCTAGTGAGGTATTGATTTATATTTTCTTCAACTTGTTTGATTGGTGAAACGATTGTGTTATTGGACGCCTTAGGTTGCCATCGTGGCTGGATACCATCACAATCAGCAACCCTAAAAACCGTGTATGTACGCAGATATGGCACTTTTTTAATTGTTACTTCCCCTTTTTCGTCGGTTTCTGCCTTTTCAAAAGTATGCCAAAAGAAAACTCGACGGCCTTTACTTCCTTTATGTAGACGACCTTTTAACATCTGTATCTGATGCCAAGTTATGAATTCCGCTGATTCACCACCTAAAATCAA includes the following:
- a CDS encoding ArdC family protein; translation: MNKAYEEITNKIIEQLKQGCIPWEQPWFGNRCAISFATGKAYSFLNQLILGGESAEFITWHQIQMLKGRLHKGSKGRRVFFWHTFEKAETDEKGEVTIKKVPYLRTYTVFRVADCDGIQPRWQPKASNNTIVSPIKQVEENINQYLTREHIELKHNSNDAYYSKKYDYINIAPIVNFKSSEDYYSTLLHEVCHSTGAKHRLGRFGVNNSPTTFGSKEYSREELIAELGSAFLLRTFNIDTKSTLEQNAAYIEGWIEKLSNDYSLLPIAASKAERAVEYILNEKQ
- a CDS encoding recombinase family protein, coding for MAVFGYARVSSNTQNLSRQIEALKPYITDERYLYCDKASGKDFNRKAWGALVGTETTLAAMRPGDCVVVVDLDRISRSYNLIQQAWKHITQTLGCDIKVINMPLLDTTNNNGNLDKRFVADLVLQILSYVSERERLNIKSRQKQGIKLALERGVHFGKKAIPKPEGWDDAITQVKSGTLTATAAMRQLGLKRTTYYKLLRQDRQNAA